Proteins encoded by one window of Halomonas chromatireducens:
- a CDS encoding OmpA family protein, with protein sequence MKRRMRLFRKPVVILASLSLMSPAFVQATLSSATDEETITLSQVTEPTDQTEEELLIEQENDEQAEADDLAEPEVTEQGEEDALAEQEADQAQADALAEQEAADQADADALAEQEATEQAQADALAEQEATDQAEADALAEQEAADQADADALAEQEATEQAEADALAEQEATEQAEADALAEQEAADQADADALAEQEAADQADADALAEQEATEQAEADALAEQEATEQAEADALAEQEATEQSEADALAEQEAADQAEADALAEQEATEQAEADALAEQEATEQAEADALAEQEATEQAEADALAEQEATEQAEADALAEQEATEQAEADALAEQEATEQAEADALAEQEATEQAEADALAEQEATEQAEADALAEQEAAEQAAARSVAEQEAIEQAEADALAEQEASDKADAEALAEAEAAALASAAALETQEASETSESVVTADTTRTSDEDAQATASEADGDDNQIWKYLGAAAVGAVAGALIPQLGGRVVENQGDRMIVERDGELHVRKDENLLLRRPGVTETTESFADGITRSTVTREDGSRIVTIRDSGGFVLKRTRYLPDDTAIVLIDETRKADSWVSSVDLEESLPPLRYDLPEERYVVDYRRADEDILREALLAPPVQEFDRVFTLRQVRENSRLRDMMPRIDLDVIQFATGSSAIQPSEAEALRLIGNTMADIIEQHPNEIFLVEGHTDAVGSDLMNLGLSDRRAEAVALALTEYFAIPPENLIVQGYGERYLKLDTQGPSQVNRRASVRRITPLIDAGLVSL encoded by the coding sequence ATGAAACGTCGTATGCGCCTTTTCAGGAAGCCCGTGGTCATTCTGGCCTCGCTGTCATTGATGAGCCCGGCCTTTGTCCAGGCGACGCTGTCGTCGGCTACCGATGAAGAGACCATCACACTCAGTCAAGTGACAGAACCTACTGATCAAACGGAGGAAGAGCTCCTGATCGAGCAGGAAAACGACGAACAGGCCGAAGCAGACGATCTCGCCGAGCCGGAAGTGACCGAACAGGGCGAAGAGGACGCACTCGCTGAGCAGGAAGCTGATCAGGCCCAGGCAGATGCCCTGGCGGAGCAGGAAGCCGCCGATCAGGCCGACGCCGATGCCCTGGCGGAGCAGGAGGCCACCGAGCAAGCCCAGGCAGATGCCCTAGCCGAGCAGGAGGCCACAGATCAGGCCGAAGCCGACGCCCTGGCCGAGCAGGAAGCCGCCGATCAGGCCGACGCCGATGCCCTGGCGGAGCAGGAAGCCACCGAGCAAGCCGAGGCAGATGCACTGGCGGAGCAGGAGGCTACCGAGCAGGCCGAAGCCGACGCCCTGGCGGAGCAGGAAGCCGCCGATCAGGCCGACGCCGACGCCCTGGCCGAGCAGGAAGCCGCCGATCAGGCCGACGCCGACGCCCTGGCCGAGCAGGAAGCCACCGAGCAGGCCGAAGCCGACGCCCTGGCGGAGCAGGAAGCCACCGAGCAGGCCGAAGCCGACGCCCTGGCCGAGCAGGAAGCCACTGAGCAGTCCGAAGCCGACGCCCTGGCCGAGCAGGAAGCCGCCGATCAGGCCGAAGCCGACGCCCTGGCGGAGCAGGAGGCCACCGAGCAAGCCGAAGCCGACGCCCTGGCGGAGCAGGAGGCCACCGAGCAGGCCGAAGCCGACGCCCTGGCGGAGCAGGAAGCCACCGAGCAAGCCGAAGCCGACGCCCTGGCGGAGCAGGAGGCCACCGAGCAAGCCGAGGCAGATGCCCTGGCGGAGCAGGAGGCCACCGAGCAAGCCGAGGCAGATGCCCTGGCGGAGCAGGAGGCTACCGAGCAGGCCGAAGCCGACGCCCTAGCCGAGCAGGAAGCCACCGAGCAAGCCGAAGCCGACGCCCTGGCCGAGCAGGAGGCCACCGAGCAAGCTGAAGCCGACGCCCTGGCGGAGCAGGAGGCCGCAGAGCAGGCCGCGGCACGCTCCGTCGCCGAGCAAGAGGCCATCGAACAGGCCGAAGCCGATGCCCTGGCTGAGCAGGAGGCCAGTGACAAGGCGGATGCGGAAGCTCTGGCCGAGGCCGAAGCCGCCGCCCTGGCCTCTGCCGCCGCCCTTGAGACCCAGGAAGCCAGTGAGACATCCGAATCGGTCGTGACTGCGGATACCACGCGTACCAGCGACGAAGACGCCCAGGCCACGGCGTCAGAAGCCGATGGTGACGACAACCAGATATGGAAATACCTGGGAGCCGCCGCGGTAGGTGCTGTCGCAGGCGCCTTGATCCCCCAGCTCGGTGGTCGGGTCGTCGAGAATCAAGGCGATCGCATGATCGTTGAGCGCGATGGCGAACTGCATGTGCGCAAGGACGAGAATCTCCTGCTGCGCCGTCCTGGGGTAACCGAGACCACCGAATCCTTTGCCGATGGCATCACCCGCTCCACCGTCACTCGCGAGGATGGCAGCCGGATCGTGACCATTCGTGATTCCGGTGGCTTCGTTCTCAAGCGCACCCGCTATCTACCCGATGACACCGCCATCGTGCTGATCGACGAAACGCGCAAGGCCGATAGCTGGGTATCTTCCGTCGACCTCGAGGAATCCCTGCCACCTCTGCGCTACGACCTGCCGGAAGAACGCTACGTGGTCGATTACCGGCGTGCTGATGAGGACATCCTGCGCGAAGCATTGCTGGCACCGCCGGTACAGGAGTTCGATCGCGTATTCACGCTCCGTCAGGTACGCGAAAACTCACGACTCCGAGACATGATGCCGCGTATTGATCTCGATGTTATCCAGTTCGCGACCGGCTCGTCGGCCATCCAGCCCTCCGAGGCCGAAGCGTTGAGGCTGATCGGGAACACCATGGCCGATATCATCGAGCAGCACCCGAACGAGATCTTCCTGGTCGAAGGCCATACCGATGCCGTGGGGTCTGACCTGATGAACCTCGGGCTGTCTGACCGGCGAGCAGAAGCTGTTGCCCTGGCACTGACCGAATACTTCGCCATACCCCCGGAAAACCTGATCGTGCAGGGCTATGGTGAGCGCTATCTGAAACTGGATACGCAGGGACCCAGCCAGGTAAACCGACGCGCGAGCGTCCGGCGCATCACCCCGCTGATCGATGCAGGGTTAGTCAGCCTCTAG
- a CDS encoding methyl-accepting chemotaxis protein, translating into MKSLSHLSVKMSWTLVLLAFLTLLIALSAMGLYAVNHSQRSFDTFSAVNVSQQAALNRANSMLQGVRIDMAGVYEELLESSVAGTTAQATDAQRLDERLEEVAGVFELFLALPVRHEHAELIGPIEASFNAMMENSLQPQAVALATGDLATYQALRERAAADNASFYQAAVGFFHQVEAEGAERAENFGTVVTTAQRVIVLVFIVALIVIGVVYRGVSANLIGPLDRIVQHFQRMASGDLSATIESRGQNEIGKLFSSLAAMQQGLSTTVATVRDSSAEILANSSEIASGNRDLAARTERQSASLTETASSMEEMTSTMERNSENAALASEMAREAAERADQGGDVVANVVTRMQEIRDSSQQVTEIIGLMDSIAFQTNILALNASVEAARAGEHGRGFAVVANEVRKLATRSADAATEIRQLIETSVRQVEAGTQQADSASSTMGSIMTSVQRVNELMNEIAVASNEQRSGIGEVNTAVGDMDNTTQQNAALVEQASLAASQLQAEAQRLDEAVARFKLADRSQEPATLAALSSHSKACAPRLADQRGLVPA; encoded by the coding sequence ATGAAAAGCCTGAGCCATCTTTCCGTGAAAATGAGCTGGACGCTGGTCCTGCTCGCCTTTCTCACCCTGTTGATTGCGCTGAGCGCCATGGGGCTCTACGCGGTGAACCACAGCCAGCGCAGCTTCGATACCTTCAGTGCGGTAAACGTCAGCCAGCAGGCCGCCCTCAACCGAGCCAATTCGATGCTGCAAGGCGTACGGATCGACATGGCCGGCGTTTATGAAGAGCTGTTGGAGAGTTCCGTCGCAGGCACCACCGCCCAGGCCACCGATGCCCAGCGTCTCGATGAGCGGCTAGAAGAAGTCGCCGGTGTGTTCGAACTCTTCCTCGCGTTACCCGTCCGCCACGAACATGCGGAGTTGATAGGCCCCATCGAAGCCAGCTTCAACGCCATGATGGAGAACAGCCTGCAGCCGCAGGCCGTGGCCCTTGCCACTGGCGATCTTGCCACCTACCAGGCGCTGCGCGAACGGGCCGCTGCCGATAACGCCAGCTTCTACCAGGCCGCCGTCGGCTTCTTCCACCAGGTCGAAGCCGAAGGGGCTGAGCGCGCAGAGAACTTCGGCACGGTAGTCACCACCGCGCAGCGAGTGATCGTGCTTGTCTTTATCGTCGCCCTTATCGTGATCGGCGTCGTCTACCGTGGGGTCAGCGCCAACCTGATCGGGCCGCTGGACCGTATCGTGCAACACTTCCAGCGCATGGCCAGCGGTGATCTTTCAGCAACCATCGAATCACGCGGCCAGAATGAAATCGGCAAGCTCTTCTCGTCGCTGGCGGCCATGCAGCAGGGCCTCTCGACCACCGTCGCCACGGTGCGCGACAGCAGCGCGGAAATACTTGCCAACTCCAGCGAGATCGCCAGCGGCAACCGCGACCTGGCGGCACGCACCGAGCGCCAGTCCGCCTCGCTGACGGAAACCGCCTCGAGCATGGAGGAGATGACCTCCACCATGGAGCGCAACAGCGAGAACGCCGCGCTTGCCAGCGAGATGGCCCGAGAAGCGGCCGAGCGAGCCGACCAAGGCGGTGATGTCGTCGCCAACGTGGTCACGCGGATGCAGGAAATTCGCGACAGCTCGCAGCAGGTCACGGAGATCATCGGGCTGATGGATTCCATCGCCTTTCAGACCAATATTCTGGCCTTGAATGCCTCGGTGGAAGCGGCCCGCGCCGGCGAGCATGGCCGAGGTTTTGCGGTGGTGGCCAACGAGGTGCGCAAGCTGGCCACGCGAAGCGCAGACGCCGCAACGGAGATCCGCCAGCTCATCGAGACCTCTGTGCGTCAGGTCGAAGCCGGCACCCAGCAGGCGGACAGTGCCAGCAGCACCATGGGCTCGATAATGACCTCGGTGCAGCGCGTCAACGAGCTGATGAACGAGATCGCCGTGGCCTCCAACGAACAACGTTCCGGCATCGGCGAAGTCAACACTGCGGTTGGCGACATGGACAACACCACCCAGCAGAACGCCGCGCTCGTCGAACAGGCAAGCCTGGCCGCAAGCCAGCTTCAGGCCGAGGCACAGCGCCTGGATGAAGCGGTGGCGCGATTCAAGCTGGCAGACCGGTCTCAGGAACCCGCCACCCTGGCGGCCCTGTCGTCCCATTCTAAGGCGTGCGCGCCAAGGCTGGCGGATCAGAGGGGCCTGGTGCCGGCCTGA
- a CDS encoding uracil-xanthine permease family protein produces the protein MPKQQVNTSIFDFHGRPPLGKALPLSLQHVLAMIAGVITPPIIVAGVVGASVEERLLLIQIAVLASGVSTLFQLYGAWKFGARLPAIFGVGFAYVPTLVAVGGQYGLAGILGAQLIGGICMMVVGYFIQYIRHLFPPVVAGTVVLVIGLSLYDIAVRYMAGSGNVEAPGFGEPINWLVALVTLATVLVASQFGRGVVKLSAIIVGMVVGYTLSLLLGMVSFDAVADAGWVAVPRFMPFELEFHTSAIIAMVIICVINSVQTIGDLSATTVGGMNRELKTRELTGGLLGNGLTTTLSAFFGALPTATFSQNVGIVAMTRVISRFVLALAGGFMLLAGLSPKFGALVTTIPYPVLGGATVIVFGMITMTGIKLLIKDELSARNMTIVGLALALSLGISQVPEAIAQLPEWIQSVIGGSPIVVAAITAFTLNLVLPRVSLADEEREREQMARADEESNCSTTQDREAAADSHRQEGSAGKASNS, from the coding sequence ATGCCCAAGCAGCAGGTCAATACGTCCATCTTTGACTTTCACGGCAGGCCGCCCCTGGGCAAGGCCTTGCCCCTCTCGCTTCAGCATGTGCTGGCCATGATCGCCGGCGTCATCACGCCGCCGATCATCGTTGCAGGGGTCGTGGGCGCCAGCGTGGAAGAGCGGCTACTGCTGATCCAGATTGCGGTGCTGGCCTCCGGCGTCAGCACGCTTTTCCAGCTCTACGGCGCCTGGAAGTTCGGCGCTCGCCTACCCGCCATCTTCGGGGTGGGCTTCGCCTATGTGCCCACCCTGGTCGCCGTAGGCGGCCAGTACGGCCTGGCCGGTATCCTCGGTGCCCAGCTGATCGGTGGCATCTGCATGATGGTGGTGGGCTACTTCATCCAGTACATCCGCCACCTGTTCCCACCGGTGGTGGCCGGCACCGTGGTGCTGGTGATCGGCTTGTCGCTGTATGACATCGCGGTGCGCTACATGGCGGGCAGCGGTAACGTCGAAGCTCCGGGTTTCGGCGAACCGATCAACTGGCTGGTGGCCCTGGTCACGCTGGCGACGGTACTGGTCGCCTCGCAGTTCGGCAGGGGGGTGGTGAAGCTCTCGGCCATCATCGTCGGCATGGTGGTGGGCTACACGCTGTCGCTGCTGCTCGGCATGGTCAGCTTCGACGCGGTCGCCGATGCCGGCTGGGTGGCGGTGCCGCGGTTCATGCCCTTCGAGCTGGAATTTCACACCTCGGCGATCATCGCCATGGTGATCATCTGCGTGATCAATTCCGTGCAGACCATCGGCGATCTATCGGCCACCACGGTGGGGGGCATGAACCGCGAGCTGAAGACGCGCGAGCTCACCGGGGGGCTGCTGGGCAACGGCTTGACCACCACGCTGAGCGCCTTCTTCGGCGCCCTGCCCACCGCCACCTTCAGCCAGAACGTCGGCATCGTGGCGATGACCCGCGTGATCAGCCGCTTCGTCCTGGCGCTTGCCGGCGGCTTCATGCTGCTGGCCGGGTTGAGCCCCAAGTTCGGTGCCCTGGTGACGACCATCCCCTACCCGGTACTCGGCGGTGCGACCGTCATCGTTTTCGGCATGATCACCATGACCGGCATCAAGCTGCTGATAAAGGACGAGCTGTCGGCGCGCAACATGACCATCGTCGGCCTGGCGCTGGCCCTGAGCCTGGGTATCTCACAGGTGCCCGAAGCGATAGCCCAGCTCCCCGAGTGGATACAGAGCGTGATCGGTGGCTCCCCCATCGTGGTCGCGGCCATTACCGCCTTTACCCTCAATCTCGTTCTGCCCCGAGTCAGCCTGGCCGACGAGGAGCGCGAGCGAGAACAGATGGCCCGCGCCGACGAGGAGAGCAACTGCAGCACAACCCAGGACCGGGAAGCAGCCGCTGACTCCCATCGCCAGGAAGGCTCGGCTGGCAAGGCCAGCAACAGCTGA
- a CDS encoding MFS transporter, with the protein MRPLSPLGMAALGSGVIAITYGLARFVFGLFLPSMRDELTISATMAGVIGALPFLSFVFAILAAPWVTRRLGVHRTGVAAAGLAGVGLMTIAQAPSSLLLAAGVLLCGISTGLSSPVMAQAVYRVVPPDLRGRVNATINAGTSLGIALAMPAVLLWAEAWRSAYTGFAVLAALAALAAFCYLPRDDRRTSLSRPRLLAAPVSRAQWLGIARLSGLAIGMGCVSAAYWVFAPDAVINAGGLASSQTAWMWLAVGIGGLTGAGAGDLISRFGPAASHAAGLTVMSVSLAILAIDPGSFALALSSAALFGAGYMILTGFYLVRSTQIMTEAPAFAPVLPLLATSVGQVAGSPLAGWLVGAEGHVTTFLLFATLGLAVAGLGSWLLKEKSDSAPASHPFQ; encoded by the coding sequence ATGAGGCCCCTCTCCCCCCTCGGCATGGCAGCCCTCGGAAGCGGGGTCATCGCCATCACCTACGGCCTGGCCCGCTTCGTGTTTGGGCTCTTCCTGCCTTCGATGCGCGACGAACTGACAATCTCCGCGACCATGGCAGGGGTAATCGGCGCCCTGCCTTTCCTGAGCTTCGTCTTCGCCATTCTCGCCGCGCCTTGGGTGACTCGCCGACTCGGGGTACACCGCACGGGGGTGGCGGCCGCCGGCCTGGCCGGGGTAGGCCTGATGACCATCGCCCAGGCACCTTCATCGCTGCTGTTGGCCGCCGGCGTGCTGCTCTGCGGGATCAGCACCGGGCTGTCATCGCCGGTCATGGCCCAGGCGGTCTATCGGGTCGTACCGCCCGACCTGCGCGGACGCGTCAACGCCACCATCAATGCGGGCACCAGCCTGGGGATCGCGCTTGCCATGCCCGCGGTGCTGCTCTGGGCGGAGGCCTGGCGCAGTGCCTATACCGGATTCGCCGTCCTGGCGGCCCTGGCCGCACTGGCCGCCTTCTGCTATCTGCCTCGGGATGACCGGCGCACCTCACTCTCGCGCCCCCGCCTGCTCGCCGCGCCGGTAAGCCGGGCGCAATGGCTCGGTATCGCCCGGCTGAGCGGCCTTGCTATTGGCATGGGGTGTGTGAGTGCAGCCTACTGGGTGTTTGCCCCCGATGCGGTGATCAACGCCGGGGGGCTCGCGTCGAGCCAGACCGCCTGGATGTGGCTGGCGGTGGGAATCGGAGGGCTGACGGGTGCCGGCGCCGGGGATCTCATCTCGCGATTCGGGCCGGCTGCGAGCCATGCTGCCGGCCTCACGGTGATGTCTGTCAGCCTCGCGATATTGGCCATCGATCCCGGAAGCTTCGCTCTCGCCCTGTCATCCGCGGCCCTGTTCGGTGCCGGGTACATGATCCTTACCGGTTTCTACCTGGTCAGGAGTACCCAGATCATGACCGAGGCGCCCGCTTTCGCCCCGGTGCTGCCGCTGCTCGCCACTTCGGTCGGCCAGGTTGCCGGCTCTCCGCTGGCCGGCTGGCTTGTCGGAGCCGAAGGCCATGTCACCACCTTCCTGCTCTTCGCCACCCTGGGGCTCGCTGTCGCCGGCCTGGGGTCGTGGTTACTGAAGGAGAAATCCGACTCAGCCCCTGCCAGTCATCCCTTCCAATAG
- a CDS encoding TetR/AcrR family transcriptional regulator, whose translation MPASKRDQLLATAERLFYEQGFHATGIDLIVAAAGVVRMTLYNHFASKEALVAAVLSARHERFMASLDAAAASASPGEVTPALVNAHGHWLERYSQHGCIMVKAMGEFAEHSTEIHALAAAAKSDLLARLEAAVVRDGLDHHAGLARHLFMVLEGSNTTVALLGPQTALADTRAVVDALLAAARSETP comes from the coding sequence ATGCCAGCTTCCAAGCGCGACCAGTTGCTCGCCACGGCCGAGCGACTCTTCTATGAACAGGGCTTCCACGCTACTGGCATCGACCTCATCGTGGCCGCCGCCGGAGTGGTACGCATGACGCTCTACAACCACTTCGCTTCCAAGGAGGCTCTGGTGGCGGCGGTTCTGTCGGCCCGCCATGAACGCTTCATGGCCAGCCTCGATGCGGCAGCGGCCTCCGCCTCGCCGGGCGAGGTGACACCTGCCCTGGTCAACGCACATGGCCACTGGCTGGAGCGGTACAGCCAGCATGGCTGCATCATGGTCAAGGCGATGGGCGAGTTCGCCGAGCACAGCACCGAGATCCATGCCCTGGCGGCAGCCGCCAAGTCCGATCTGCTGGCACGCCTGGAAGCCGCCGTGGTGCGCGATGGCCTGGACCACCACGCCGGCCTGGCGCGACATCTGTTCATGGTGCTGGAAGGCAGCAATACGACGGTGGCCCTGCTGGGCCCGCAGACGGCCCTGGCCGACACTCGAGCGGTGGTCGATGCCCTGCTCGCAGCGGCCCGGAGCGAGACCCCATGA
- a CDS encoding phasin family protein, translated as MSAEKTKSDANQSSDRSSENTKRQFDNAVLEPVRAYGVLTTDYFEKLFSVQFDSVRAFADKNLAQSRSWLEVKDSDSFRQVIEQQQQAVRELSEQMKEDADRIQALSQDYLKETQQLTSESMQSGSKQLEENMQKGKAQVESHFQKGKEEMSDAQQKSQRQADNSKKSASTSDK; from the coding sequence ATGAGTGCTGAAAAAACCAAGTCAGATGCCAACCAGTCTAGCGATCGGAGCAGCGAAAATACCAAGAGGCAATTCGACAATGCCGTTTTGGAGCCGGTGCGTGCTTACGGAGTACTGACTACTGATTACTTTGAGAAACTCTTCTCAGTTCAGTTCGATTCCGTTCGCGCCTTTGCAGACAAGAATCTGGCGCAATCCCGCTCCTGGCTTGAAGTGAAGGATTCCGACAGTTTTCGGCAGGTAATCGAACAGCAACAGCAAGCTGTCCGGGAATTGAGTGAGCAGATGAAAGAAGACGCTGACAGGATCCAGGCCTTGAGTCAGGATTACCTGAAGGAGACCCAGCAACTGACGTCTGAGAGCATGCAGTCAGGCAGCAAGCAGCTCGAAGAAAACATGCAGAAAGGGAAGGCTCAAGTAGAGAGCCACTTCCAGAAGGGCAAGGAAGAAATGAGCGATGCTCAACAGAAAAGCCAGCGGCAGGCCGACAACAGCAAGAAGTCGGCCAGCACGTCGGATAAGTAA
- a CDS encoding DUF962 domain-containing protein — protein sequence MRSLQQFLDDYGESHRHPVNQWVHIACVPAILFSTLGLLWLVPIGRWLGLETGAAEWVNGATLLGVLAGLVYLRLSFGVLLMMVAWFALSVGGILAIQGAGWSLIWISLITWVASWAAQVWGHKVEGKKPSFIEDLVFLLIGPIFVTFEVAHKLGLRVPRPAGH from the coding sequence ATGCGTAGCCTGCAGCAATTTCTCGACGACTACGGCGAGAGCCATCGCCATCCGGTGAACCAGTGGGTGCATATCGCCTGTGTGCCGGCAATCCTGTTCTCCACCCTGGGCTTGCTATGGCTGGTGCCGATTGGCCGCTGGCTGGGCCTGGAAACCGGAGCGGCCGAGTGGGTCAACGGGGCCACCCTGCTGGGCGTGCTGGCCGGTCTGGTCTACCTGCGCCTCTCCTTCGGCGTATTGCTGATGATGGTCGCCTGGTTCGCCCTTTCCGTAGGGGGCATCCTCGCCATCCAGGGTGCGGGGTGGTCGCTGATCTGGATATCGCTGATCACCTGGGTTGCGTCTTGGGCGGCGCAGGTGTGGGGCCACAAGGTGGAAGGCAAGAAGCCATCCTTCATCGAAGACCTGGTCTTTCTGCTGATCGGCCCGATCTTCGTCACCTTCGAAGTGGCGCACAAGCTGGGGCTGCGCGTTCCTCGCCCGGCCGGCCACTGA
- a CDS encoding coniferyl aldehyde dehydrogenase — protein MTSEPAVNLAPLLTAQRAAYRRDGAPSLAERRADLSRLRAALIESRTRLEEAINADFGHRSRHETSIMELGSTISGIDYLHKRLRRMMRPEKRHVAIHLQFGSARVEYQPLGVVGVMAPWNYPLVLALMPLATALAAGNRVMLKLSEFTPTINALLEELLGALFSAEQVAVVNGDAAVGAAFSALPFDHLVFTGSTAVGRKVMQAASKHLVPVTLELGGKSPVIVEKGHPLDHACTGIVFGKLVSGGQTCIAPDYALVHEDDLAGFLTRYEAAVAAAYPDGPASEDYTWVINDRHLARLNGLLEDARTKGATVREIGREAPGANPRAMRPTVVLGVTDDMTIAHEEIFGPILLVFPYRTLDEAIDFVEALPRPLALYYFGHDKAAQRQVLDGTTSGNVTINGTLMHIAQDDLPFGGVGASGIGAYHGIEGFRRLSHAKGIYVQGRCNVATLLRPPFGRMAEWLLRFVLR, from the coding sequence ATGACCTCTGAGCCTGCCGTCAACCTGGCTCCGTTGCTCACCGCTCAGCGTGCGGCCTATCGCCGGGACGGAGCGCCATCACTCGCCGAACGCCGCGCCGATCTTTCACGCCTGCGCGCCGCGCTGATCGAGAGCCGCACCCGGCTGGAAGAGGCCATCAACGCCGATTTCGGTCATCGTTCACGCCACGAGACCAGCATCATGGAGCTCGGGAGCACGATCAGCGGGATCGACTATCTGCACAAGCGCCTGCGCCGCATGATGCGCCCGGAAAAGCGCCATGTGGCCATTCACCTGCAGTTCGGCTCGGCACGGGTGGAGTACCAGCCGCTGGGGGTCGTCGGGGTCATGGCGCCGTGGAATTACCCTCTCGTGCTCGCCTTGATGCCGCTGGCAACGGCGCTCGCGGCCGGCAACCGGGTGATGTTGAAACTGTCGGAATTCACCCCGACGATCAACGCGCTGCTCGAGGAGTTACTCGGCGCGCTGTTTTCGGCGGAACAGGTGGCGGTGGTCAACGGCGATGCAGCGGTTGGCGCTGCCTTCTCCGCCCTGCCATTCGATCATCTGGTCTTCACCGGCAGCACGGCGGTCGGACGCAAGGTCATGCAGGCGGCCAGCAAGCACCTGGTGCCGGTGACGCTGGAGCTGGGCGGCAAGTCGCCCGTGATCGTCGAGAAAGGTCATCCACTCGACCATGCCTGCACCGGGATCGTGTTCGGCAAGCTGGTGAGCGGTGGCCAGACCTGCATCGCGCCCGACTATGCCCTCGTCCATGAGGATGACCTTGCCGGGTTCCTCACCCGTTACGAGGCGGCCGTGGCCGCCGCCTACCCCGACGGACCGGCGAGCGAGGACTACACCTGGGTGATCAACGACCGGCACCTGGCCCGCCTGAACGGCCTGCTGGAGGATGCCCGCACCAAGGGCGCGACGGTACGCGAGATCGGCCGCGAGGCGCCGGGTGCGAATCCCCGCGCCATGCGCCCTACGGTGGTACTCGGCGTCACCGACGACATGACCATCGCCCATGAGGAGATCTTCGGGCCGATCCTGCTGGTGTTCCCCTACCGCACGCTCGATGAGGCTATCGACTTTGTCGAGGCGCTCCCCCGCCCGCTGGCGCTCTACTACTTCGGACACGACAAGGCGGCGCAGCGCCAGGTACTCGACGGCACGACGTCGGGCAATGTGACCATCAACGGCACGCTCATGCACATCGCCCAGGACGACCTGCCGTTTGGCGGCGTCGGCGCGAGTGGCATCGGCGCCTATCACGGCATAGAAGGTTTCCGCCGGCTGAGCCATGCCAAGGGTATCTACGTGCAAGGCCGCTGCAATGTAGCGACGCTGCTGCGTCCGCCATTCGGCAGGATGGCAGAGTGGCTGCTGCGCTTCGTGCTGCGTTGA
- a CDS encoding DsbA family oxidoreductase has protein sequence MPHVDITVISDAICPWCFIGKRHLDLALAELPEEFSVSVAWHPFELNPDMPAEGLPRRDYRTAKFGSWERSRALDAQVEAAAEQAGITIHHERMTRTPNTFDAHRLIWLAGEHGVQSAVVGALFRCYFIEGEDIGDSAVLANAARAGGLADIDIPAFLASDQGRAEVKAGLDEARRLGVSGVPTFIFNGTTGLSGAQPPEALRQGILEAAGRS, from the coding sequence ATGCCCCACGTCGACATCACCGTGATCTCCGATGCCATCTGCCCATGGTGCTTCATCGGCAAACGCCACCTCGACCTCGCCCTGGCCGAACTGCCCGAGGAATTCAGCGTATCGGTGGCCTGGCACCCCTTCGAGCTCAACCCCGACATGCCCGCCGAGGGCCTGCCGCGGCGTGACTACCGTACCGCCAAGTTCGGCTCCTGGGAGCGCTCCCGGGCGCTCGACGCCCAGGTGGAGGCCGCTGCCGAACAGGCCGGCATCACGATCCACCACGAGCGCATGACGCGAACGCCCAATACCTTCGACGCCCACCGGCTGATCTGGCTCGCCGGGGAACATGGCGTCCAGTCGGCGGTGGTCGGCGCGCTCTTCCGGTGCTACTTCATCGAGGGTGAGGACATCGGTGACAGCGCGGTACTGGCCAACGCCGCACGAGCCGGCGGGCTAGCGGATATCGACATCCCCGCCTTTCTCGCCAGCGACCAGGGCCGGGCCGAGGTAAAAGCCGGCCTCGACGAGGCTCGGCGCCTGGGAGTGAGCGGTGTGCCCACCTTCATCTTCAACGGCACCACCGGCCTGTCGGGCGCCCAACCGCCCGAGGCACTGCGCCAGGGGATTCTCGAGGCGGCCGGCAGAAGTTAA
- a CDS encoding nucleotidyltransferase family protein codes for MNRTKTLQLLRDHLTTLSSEYGVTSLALFGSMSRDEAREDSDIDILVSFDGPATSARYFGVQFYLEDLLGHPVDLVTDKALRPELRPYIEREAVRV; via the coding sequence ATGAACAGAACCAAGACCTTGCAACTATTACGAGATCACCTGACGACGCTGTCCAGCGAATACGGCGTAACCTCGTTGGCACTTTTTGGTTCCATGTCTCGCGATGAGGCCCGTGAAGACAGCGATATCGATATCCTGGTGAGCTTTGATGGCCCAGCGACCTCGGCTCGTTATTTCGGGGTGCAGTTCTACCTGGAGGACCTGCTGGGCCATCCAGTGGACCTGGTGACTGACAAGGCGCTACGTCCTGAACTCAGGCCCTATATCGAGCGTGAGGCTGTACGTGTCTGA